DNA from Nocardioides seonyuensis:
ACTTCACGACCGTGCCGCACACGACCAAGGTCGTCGCCACGGCGAAGACGGTCCATGCCCGCGACGAGCCCACCTCCATCGCCCACACCAAGATGGCGCCGACGACCAGGAGACTGCCGGGCAGGACCGGCACCACGATCCCGACGATGCCGACGGCGATCACCAGGGCGAGGAGAACTTCGGTGGCGCTCACGGGGACACCTTGGCACGTGCGGGGGAGCCCCACGCACACGGCGGCCCCGGACGCGAGGTCCGGGGCCGCCGTGAAACTGGTCGGGAGGGTCAGCCCTCGTCGGGCGCTGCGGCAGTGGTCGGCTCCAGCTTGTGGGTCTCGTCCAGCACGTGTGCGGCGACCTCACGGAGCTTCTCGCCGTGCTCGCGGGCGTGGTGGGCACAGAAGAGGAGCTCGCCGCCGGACTGGAGCTCGACTCGCAGGTAGGCCTGCGCGCCGCAACGGTCACAGCGATCGCCTGCCGTCAGGGCGGCAGGCCGGGGTGCGGTGGCAGTAGTCACTTCAGCCTCGTTTCTCATCATCGGTGTCTGGCCCAACGTAGCCACCGGGGCAAAGATTCCCGGGGGCCGACCTCGAACCTTGACCGAACCATCCAATCACGGACCGACTCACCATGTCGGGGTAGTGCCCAACCTCGCGAGTTCCATTCTCCTAGCAGTGAAACGACCAACTCGTGGAAACGTGATGCCGACCACGCTAGTACCGCGACCGACGCGTTCGCCGCAGGCGTGCCCTGCACGCTCCGATGGCGTGTCGCGGGTAGATTCGGTGGCTCCAGAACCGTCGCGAGACGACAGCCCCGAGCATGACAGGACCTCCGTGGCAGCACCGGCAGACAACACCTACAACGCAGCGCACCTCCTCGTCCTCGAGGGGTTGGAGGCGGTGCGCAAGCGGCCGGGGATGTACATCGGCTCCACCGACACCAGGGGGCTGATGCACTGCCTCTGGGAGATCATCGACAACGGCGTCGACGAGGCGCTCGCCGATCACGCCCACCGGGTCGAGGTGACACTGCACCCCGACGGCTCGGTCGAGGTCCACGACGACGGACGCGGCATCCCGACCGACAAGGAGCCGAAGACCGGCCTGCCCGGGGTCGAGGTCGTGGCGACCAAGCTCCACGCGGGCGGAAAGTTCGGCGGCGGCTCCTACGTCGCGACGGGTGGCCTGCACGGGGTGGGTCTCTCGGTGGTCAACGCGCTCTCCTCGCGCATGGACATCGACGTGGACCGGGCCCCCTCCCAGCAGGGGCTCTCCTTCCAGCGAGGGGTCCCCGGTGTCTTCGACGGCGACGGGCCGAAGGCGTCCTTCACCCCCCGTTCGGGACTGACCCGCAAGGGAAAGCGTGTCGCCAAGGGCAGGACCGGCACCCGCATCCGCTTCTGGCCCGACACCCAGATCTTCACCAAGGACGCGGTGTTCGAGCTCGAGGGACTGCTGGGTCGCGCCAGGCAGACGTCCTACATCGTCCCGGGCCTCGAGATCGTCATCCGCGACCAGCGCGAGCACGCCGAGCGCAGTGGTCCCCTCGAGGAGAAGTTCCGCCACGACGGTGGCATCGCCGAGTTCGTCGACTACCTCTCCCACGGTGAGCCGGTCACCGACATCCTGCGCCTGCAGGGGTCTGACACGTTCACCGAGACCGTGCCCCTGCTCGACGACAAGGGGCACATGACACCCCAGGAGATCGAGCGCGAGCTCTCCGTCGACGTGGCGGTGCGCTGGGACGCCGGCTACGACACCGAGGTCCGGTCGTTCGTCAACGTGATCGCCACCCCCAAGGGTGGCACCCACGTGAGCGGGTTCGAGGCTGCCCTCACCAAGACCTTCAACGACGTGATGCGACAGGCCAAGGTGCTCAAGGCCGCCGACGCCGACGTGGTCAAGGACGACGTCCTCGAGGGCCTCACCGCTGTCGTCACCGTCCGCCTGGCCGAGCCCCAGTTCGAGGGCCAGACCAAGGAGATCCTGGGCACCCCGGCCGCGCGCAGCGTCGTACGCAAGGTGGTCGCAGGCGAGCTCAAGAGCTTCCTGACCTCGACCAAGCGCGCCGAGAAGGCCCAGGCGCGCCAACTGATGGAGAAGGTCGTGGGCGCCTCCAAGACGCGTCTGGCCGCCCGCCAGCACAAGGAGAACCAGCGCCGCAAGACAGCCCTGGAGTCCTCGGCCCTGCCCGCGAAGCTCGCCGACTGCCGTTCCAGCGACAACGAGAGGACCGAGCTCTTCATCGTCGAGGGTGACTCCGCGCTCGGCACCGCCAAGCGGGCCCGCAACTCCGAGCACCAGGCGCTGCTGCCCATCCGCGGCAAGATCCTCAACGTGCAGAAGGCCTCGGTCGGCGACATGCTGAAGAACGCCGAGTGCGCCTCGATCATCCAGGTCGTCGGCGCTGGCTCGGGTCGCACCTTCGACCTCGATGCTGCGCGCTACGGCCGCATCATCTTCATGGCCGACGCCGACTCCGACGGCGCCCACATCCGCTGTCTGCTGGCGACCTTGTTCTTCAAGTACATGCCCGAGCTGATCAAGGAGGGCCGGGTGTTCACCGCGGTGCCCCCGTTGCACCGCATCGAGCTGACCAACCCCAAGAAGGGGATGGACAAGTACGTCTACACCTACTCCGACGACGAGCTGCAGCGAAGGCTGGCGGAGCTGAAGAAGAAGAGCATGCGCTGGAAGGACCCTGTCCAGCGCTACAAGGGCCTGGGCGAGATGGACGCCGACCAGCTGGCCGAGACCACCATGGACCCCCGCCACCGCACGCTGCGTCGCCTGACCTTCGACGACGCCGAGTCCGCCTCGAGGGTCTTCGAGCTCCTCATGGGCAGCGACGTCGCGCCTCGCAAGGAGTTCATCGTGCAAGGGGCCTACGAGGTCGACGTGGAGTCGCTGGACGCCTAGCGGGGTGACACCTAGCCCGCGGCACGGTGCGCGGCCAGCGTGGCCACCAGGGATCCCACCAGGACGACGCCGAGGGCCACGAGGCCGACCGCGACGGCGGCCCGCCAGGGGCCGGCGAGCGCGATGACCACGGCGACCACCCCGAGGCCCACCGTGCCGAGTGCGGTACGACGCGCCCACGGCAACGCTGCGCGGTGGCCGGTGCGCCAGGCGTCCTCGGAGGCGAGGGTGCGACCGGTGCGCAGTCCCACGAAGTGGTTCTTGGCGAGGGAGCCCGCGGCGGCACGGTCGGTGACCCACCAGACGAGGGGTCCGAGCACGGCCGCGAGGACACCGACGACTATCGCGCCGACCTGGTCCTCGGTCATGCTCAGACGAGGTGCTCGAGGAGGCCGGTGTCGACGTCGTAGATGAACCCGCCGACCTCGACGCCCTCAGGGATGAGCGGGTGCGCCTGGACCTTGTGGACGTCGTCGGCGAGCGCGGCGCGCTGGTCGGCGACCATGCCG
Protein-coding regions in this window:
- a CDS encoding DNA gyrase/topoisomerase IV subunit B is translated as MAAPADNTYNAAHLLVLEGLEAVRKRPGMYIGSTDTRGLMHCLWEIIDNGVDEALADHAHRVEVTLHPDGSVEVHDDGRGIPTDKEPKTGLPGVEVVATKLHAGGKFGGGSYVATGGLHGVGLSVVNALSSRMDIDVDRAPSQQGLSFQRGVPGVFDGDGPKASFTPRSGLTRKGKRVAKGRTGTRIRFWPDTQIFTKDAVFELEGLLGRARQTSYIVPGLEIVIRDQREHAERSGPLEEKFRHDGGIAEFVDYLSHGEPVTDILRLQGSDTFTETVPLLDDKGHMTPQEIERELSVDVAVRWDAGYDTEVRSFVNVIATPKGGTHVSGFEAALTKTFNDVMRQAKVLKAADADVVKDDVLEGLTAVVTVRLAEPQFEGQTKEILGTPAARSVVRKVVAGELKSFLTSTKRAEKAQARQLMEKVVGASKTRLAARQHKENQRRKTALESSALPAKLADCRSSDNERTELFIVEGDSALGTAKRARNSEHQALLPIRGKILNVQKASVGDMLKNAECASIIQVVGAGSGRTFDLDAARYGRIIFMADADSDGAHIRCLLATLFFKYMPELIKEGRVFTAVPPLHRIELTNPKKGMDKYVYTYSDDELQRRLAELKKKSMRWKDPVQRYKGLGEMDADQLAETTMDPRHRTLRRLTFDDAESASRVFELLMGSDVAPRKEFIVQGAYEVDVESLDA
- a CDS encoding DUF7455 domain-containing protein, encoding MMRNEAEVTTATAPRPAALTAGDRCDRCGAQAYLRVELQSGGELLFCAHHAREHGEKLREVAAHVLDETHKLEPTTAAAPDEG
- a CDS encoding SdpI family protein; the encoded protein is MTEDQVGAIVVGVLAAVLGPLVWWVTDRAAAGSLAKNHFVGLRTGRTLASEDAWRTGHRAALPWARRTALGTVGLGVVAVVIALAGPWRAAVAVGLVALGVVLVGSLVATLAAHRAAG